One segment of Dolichospermum sp. DET69 DNA contains the following:
- a CDS encoding Uma2 family endonuclease yields the protein MTIQTLDKTTTISEQQFLLPGHYTWEEFETIETLTADAAGLRITYLDGCIEFMTLSEQHEMIKTILGFLLELYSCEIGINLIPVGSATRRAKEKSASFEPDESYYIGEKKENPDLAIEINITSGSIDKLEKYKRFNITEVWFWENNQLYLYHLKNDNYEQINKSELLPYLDIYLLMNCVLMPSIIDARTAFIKGIKK from the coding sequence ATGACTATCCAAACCTTAGACAAAACCACCACAATTTCCGAACAGCAATTTCTTCTACCTGGCCATTACACCTGGGAGGAATTTGAAACAATAGAAACCTTAACCGCAGACGCAGCAGGTTTGCGGATAACTTATCTTGATGGGTGCATCGAATTTATGACGCTGAGTGAACAACATGAAATGATTAAAACCATTCTTGGTTTTTTACTAGAATTATATTCCTGTGAAATAGGTATAAATCTGATTCCAGTAGGTAGTGCTACTCGTCGTGCAAAAGAAAAGAGTGCTTCCTTTGAACCTGATGAATCTTATTACATCGGAGAAAAAAAGGAAAATCCAGATTTGGCAATTGAAATTAATATTACCAGTGGCAGTATTGATAAACTAGAAAAATATAAAAGGTTTAATATTACCGAAGTCTGGTTTTGGGAAAATAATCAATTGTATTTATATCATCTTAAAAATGATAATTATGAGCAAATTAATAAAAGTGAATTATTGCCATATTTAGATATATATTTATTGATGAATTGTGTTTTAATGCCTTCCATCATTGATGCAAGAACAGCATTTATTAAAGGTATTAAAAAGTAG
- a CDS encoding type II toxin-antitoxin system VapC family toxin produces MTYLLDTDTCIYWIKNINSVRDKIQQIGWEQIYICNITVAELYFGAYNSQKVAENLTRAEKFIQDIEVINLDNNAVKKFGELKAELRKTGQPVADFDLLIASVAITRNYILVTNNTRHYSRISELKLDNWIAP; encoded by the coding sequence ATGACTTATTTATTAGATACTGACACCTGCATTTACTGGATTAAAAATATTAATTCCGTCAGAGATAAAATTCAACAAATAGGATGGGAGCAAATTTATATTTGCAACATCACCGTTGCTGAACTGTATTTTGGTGCTTATAATTCTCAAAAAGTAGCAGAAAATTTAACTCGTGCAGAAAAATTCATTCAAGATATAGAAGTTATCAATTTAGATAATAATGCTGTCAAAAAGTTTGGAGAATTAAAAGCAGAACTTAGAAAAACCGGACAACCAGTAGCAGATTTCGATTTATTAATTGCTAGTGTTGCAATAACTAGAAACTATATTTTAGTAACTAACAACACTCGTCATTATAGCCGAATTTCCGAGCTAAAATTAGACAACTGGATTGCACCTTAA
- a CDS encoding PIN domain-containing protein: MKQILFDSDVLLDILAQRQPFVVASAQALNTVVKKQVQGFVSGHAVTNIFYILRRQIGSEAARKLIENLLQHIQIASVTDEVIHQALKSPIKDFEDAVTSAAAMSTGLEIIVTRNKADFVQSSIPAMLPEELLKML, from the coding sequence TTGAAACAGATATTATTTGACAGCGATGTTTTGCTGGATATTTTAGCACAGCGTCAACCGTTTGTTGTTGCCTCAGCACAAGCATTAAATACAGTCGTGAAAAAACAGGTGCAAGGCTTTGTTTCAGGACACGCTGTCACCAATATTTTCTATATTTTACGCCGCCAAATTGGTAGCGAAGCAGCACGTAAATTAATAGAAAACTTATTACAACATATTCAAATTGCCAGCGTTACAGATGAAGTAATTCATCAAGCTTTAAAAAGTCCAATTAAAGATTTTGAAGATGCAGTGACAAGTGCCGCAGCAATGTCAACAGGTTTAGAAATAATAGTAACACGAAATAAAGCCGATTTTGTACAGTCTTCAATACCAGCAATGTTGCCAGAAGAGTTATTGAAAATGCTTTGA
- a CDS encoding type II toxin-antitoxin system PemK/MazF family toxin: MLSKGKIIYPQRGEIYLVNFDPTIGSEIKKTRPALILQNDVSNQYSPITIVAALTSQFTEPLYPTEVLIKVPEGDLQVDSVALLNQIRSIDKQRLIKRLGVLESVTMEQVDRAIQISLGLVNLI, translated from the coding sequence GTGTTAAGTAAAGGAAAAATTATCTATCCCCAACGTGGTGAAATCTACTTGGTTAATTTTGATCCAACTATAGGTTCAGAAATCAAAAAAACACGCCCAGCTTTAATTTTACAAAATGACGTTTCTAATCAATATAGTCCTATAACTATTGTTGCTGCTCTTACTTCTCAGTTTACAGAACCTTTATATCCTACTGAAGTGCTAATTAAAGTACCAGAAGGAGATTTACAGGTTGATTCTGTTGCACTTCTTAATCAAATTCGTTCTATTGATAAACAAAGATTAATTAAGCGGTTGGGTGTTCTGGAATCAGTCACAATGGAACAGGTAGATAGAGCAATTCAGATTAGTTTGGGTTTAGTGAATTTAATATAA
- a CDS encoding type II toxin-antitoxin system ParD family antitoxin, producing MKSMNISLPDTMRDYIEEQVAQGGYSSVSEYFRELVRQDQKQRANERLQTMLLEGLNSGNATEMTAQDWEDIRQAVCEKTNKRQSAI from the coding sequence TTGAAAAGTATGAATATTTCCTTACCTGACACCATGCGCGATTATATAGAAGAACAGGTAGCGCAAGGTGGTTACAGCAGCGTTAGTGAATATTTTCGGGAATTAGTGCGACAAGACCAAAAACAGAGAGCAAATGAGCGACTACAAACAATGCTCTTAGAAGGATTAAACTCAGGAAATGCAACAGAAATGACTGCACAAGATTGGGAAGATATTCGTCAAGCAGTTTGTGAAAAAACTAACAAACGTCAAAGTGCAATTTAG
- a CDS encoding type II toxin-antitoxin system RelE/ParE family toxin: MFAIKKRPQVIRDLIDLATYIVEDSLDVSDRFLIAAETTFKQLAKTPAMGKLTDFPHPNLADIRQQSIKGLRKYLIFYRITESEIDILRVIHGARDIVTILDEDLEI, encoded by the coding sequence ATGTTTGCAATTAAAAAAAGACCTCAAGTTATCCGCGACTTGATAGATTTAGCCACCTACATAGTAGAAGACAGTTTAGACGTTTCCGACCGCTTTTTAATAGCAGCAGAAACAACATTTAAACAATTAGCTAAAACTCCAGCTATGGGGAAATTGACAGATTTTCCCCATCCTAATTTAGCAGATATTCGACAACAATCAATTAAAGGATTGAGAAAATATCTAATTTTTTATCGTATCACTGAATCAGAAATTGATATTTTGCGAGTTATTCATGGTGCAAGAGACATTGTAACAATATTAGATGAGGATTTAGAAATATGA
- a CDS encoding type II toxin-antitoxin system RelE/ParE family toxin: protein MNYLVEYEPEALADLEKLTKSVCQRIVNKINWLAENFDQITPQPLTADLSGFFKLRVGDYRVIYEFDSDERIIFIDRVGHRREIYN, encoded by the coding sequence ATGAATTACCTAGTTGAGTATGAACCAGAAGCACTAGCAGACCTAGAAAAATTGACAAAATCGGTTTGTCAAAGAATAGTTAATAAAATTAATTGGTTAGCTGAAAATTTCGACCAAATTACACCGCAACCCCTAACTGCTGACTTATCAGGTTTCTTTAAATTGAGAGTTGGAGATTATCGAGTTATTTATGAATTTGACTCTGATGAAAGAATTATTTTTATTGATAGAGTTGGACATCGGAGAGAGATTTACAACTAA
- a CDS encoding DUF4258 domain-containing protein, translated as MAFDNIHERIKEAAAKRLLFLPHTIRQISRPERMITTKEIQSIVMTGEVIEDYPEDTRGHSCLILGFGQNNRAIHVVCSPKDEYLAIITAYIPDSTQWSSDFTRRL; from the coding sequence GTGGCATTCGATAACATTCATGAGCGTATAAAAGAAGCCGCAGCCAAACGCCTTCTATTTCTTCCTCACACCATTCGACAAATATCACGTCCAGAACGCATGATTACAACAAAAGAAATTCAGTCAATTGTGATGACAGGAGAAGTCATAGAAGACTATCCTGAAGATACAAGAGGTCATAGTTGTTTGATATTAGGCTTTGGACAAAATAACCGAGCAATTCACGTAGTTTGTTCACCCAAAGACGAATATTTAGCAATTATCACCGCTTACATTCCTGATTCAACACAATGGTCATCTGATTTCACAAGGAGACTTTAA
- a CDS encoding YgiT-type zinc finger protein, with translation MECLYCKGQMHRETAPFTIDRKGYHISWDAIPAWVCDQCGESLFETHEVELIQEALTVLDRETADLVSSSSP, from the coding sequence ATGGAATGCTTATATTGTAAAGGACAAATGCACCGAGAAACAGCCCCATTTACCATTGATAGAAAAGGCTATCATATTTCTTGGGATGCAATTCCAGCATGGGTTTGTGATCAATGTGGTGAATCACTTTTTGAAACTCATGAAGTCGAATTAATTCAAGAAGCCCTTACCGTTTTAGATCGAGAAACAGCCGATTTAGTAAGTTCATCATCACCTTAG
- a CDS encoding Uma2 family endonuclease, translated as MTIQTLDKTTTISEQRFLLPSYYTWEEFETIETLTADPGRLRITYLDGCIEFMTLGEQHETIRSVIAIFLALYFFEKGINFIPVGSATRRAKEKSASFEPDESYYIGEKKENPDLAIEVNITSGSIDKLEKYKRFNITEVWFWENNQLSLYHLKNDNYEQINQSELLPDLDIDLLISCVLMPSIIDARTAFIKGIKK; from the coding sequence ATGACTATCCAAACCTTAGACAAAACCACCACAATTTCCGAACAGCGATTTCTTCTACCTAGTTATTACACTTGGGAAGAATTTGAAACAATAGAAACCTTAACCGCAGATCCAGGACGTTTGCGGATAACTTATCTTGATGGGTGCATCGAATTTATGACACTTGGTGAACAACACGAAACTATTAGAAGTGTAATTGCTATATTCTTAGCATTATACTTTTTTGAAAAAGGTATAAACTTTATTCCAGTAGGTAGTGCTACTCGTCGCGCAAAAGAAAAAAGTGCTTCATTTGAACCCGATGAATCTTATTACATCGGAGAAAAAAAGGAAAATCCAGATTTAGCAATTGAAGTTAATATTACCAGTGGCAGTATTGACAAACTAGAAAAATATAAACGATTTAATATTACCGAAGTCTGGTTTTGGGAAAATAATCAATTGTCTCTATATCATCTCAAAAATGATAACTATGAGCAAATTAACCAAAGTGAATTATTGCCAGATTTAGATATAGATTTATTGATAAGTTGTGTTTTGATGCCTTCTATTATTGATGCAAGAACAGCATTTATTAAAGGTATTAAAAAGTAG
- a CDS encoding restriction endonuclease — protein sequence MTTDAEYQAKITTYNWDDLIKLWSEIKTKKTSNFWDAGKALEYLVLRAFQLDGADIAWPETVKIQGKIVEQIDGVVYADSLACLIECKDTSEEVNIEPIAKLRNQLLRRPATAIGSVFSRSGFTEATVTLTGFVAPQTILLWGGEEIEYSLKNKSICKFLVKKYRVCVHKGIPNYDIII from the coding sequence ATGACCACAGATGCAGAATATCAAGCAAAAATTACCACTTATAACTGGGATGATTTAATCAAATTATGGTCAGAAATTAAAACAAAAAAGACCTCAAATTTTTGGGATGCAGGTAAAGCATTAGAATATTTGGTATTACGTGCATTTCAACTTGATGGTGCTGATATAGCTTGGCCAGAAACCGTTAAAATTCAAGGTAAAATAGTAGAACAAATTGATGGCGTAGTCTATGCAGATAGCCTAGCTTGTCTGATAGAATGTAAAGATACCAGCGAGGAAGTTAATATTGAACCCATAGCCAAACTCAGAAATCAATTATTGCGAAGACCAGCAACAGCTATTGGTAGTGTGTTTAGTCGCAGTGGATTTACAGAAGCTACAGTAACATTAACTGGATTTGTAGCACCTCAAACCATTCTATTGTGGGGAGGAGAAGAAATTGAATATTCATTAAAAAATAAATCTATATGTAAATTTCTCGTCAAAAAATATCGTGTTTGTGTTCATAAAGGTATCCCAAATTACGACATTATAATCTAA
- a CDS encoding Uma2 family endonuclease translates to MTLQILDKTTTISEQRFLLPGYYTWKEFEIIETLTADPGRLRITYLDGCIEFMTLGEQHESIKKILAILIEAYLFEKGINFIPVGSATRRAKEKSASFEPDESYYIGEKKANPDLAIEVNITSGSIDKLEKYKRFNITEVWFWENNQLSLYHLKNDNYEQINQSELLPDLDIDLLVSCVLMPYIIDARTAFIKGIKK, encoded by the coding sequence ATGACTCTCCAAATCCTAGACAAAACTACCACAATTTCCGAACAGCGATTTCTTCTACCTGGTTATTACACCTGGAAAGAATTTGAAATAATAGAAACCTTAACCGCAGATCCAGGACGTTTGCGGATAACTTATCTTGATGGGTGCATCGAATTTATGACACTTGGTGAACAACACGAATCTATTAAAAAAATTCTCGCTATTTTGATAGAAGCATACCTTTTTGAAAAAGGGATAAACTTCATTCCAGTAGGTAGTGCTACTCGTCGCGCAAAAGAAAAAAGTGCTTCCTTTGAACCTGATGAATCTTATTACATCGGAGAAAAAAAAGCAAATCCAGATTTAGCAATTGAGGTTAATATTACCAGTGGCAGTATTGATAAACTAGAAAAATATAAAAGATTTAATATTACCGAAGTCTGGTTTTGGGAAAATAATCAATTGTCTCTATATCATCTCAAAAATGATAACTATGAGCAAATTAACCAAAGTGAATTATTGCCAGATTTAGATATAGATTTATTGGTAAGTTGTGTTTTAATGCCTTACATTATTGACGCGAGAACAGCATTTATTAAAGGTATTAAAAAGTAG
- a CDS encoding type II toxin-antitoxin system HicB family antitoxin, translating to MKFQVIFTYDSEYLGYVAEVPELPGCVSQGTNLDEAIENIKDAIKGYLHVLEKHGKPYVTKESQSFVGEVVV from the coding sequence ATGAAATTTCAAGTAATATTCACCTATGATTCAGAATATCTAGGTTACGTTGCTGAAGTACCAGAACTTCCTGGTTGTGTCAGTCAAGGTACAAACTTAGATGAAGCAATTGAAAATATCAAAGATGCTATCAAAGGCTATCTTCACGTATTAGAAAAACATGGTAAACCCTATGTAACCAAAGAATCTCAATCTTTTGTAGGGGAAGTAGTAGTATAA
- a CDS encoding type II toxin-antitoxin system HicA family toxin — protein MGRLSNISGKQTVKIFEKFGYAVDHQTGSHIILWHESKPILSVPNHKELAPGLLRSLIRQAGITVDEFLGNK, from the coding sequence ATGGGACGCTTATCAAATATTTCCGGTAAACAAACAGTCAAAATCTTTGAAAAATTTGGCTATGCTGTAGATCATCAAACCGGAAGTCATATCATACTTTGGCACGAATCAAAACCCATTTTATCAGTTCCCAATCATAAAGAACTAGCCCCAGGGTTACTCAGAAGTTTAATTAGACAAGCAGGAATTACCGTAGATGAATTTTTAGGAAATAAGTAA
- a CDS encoding HigA family addiction module antidote protein, whose translation MNTNRKPRHPGALIKRQYLEPLNMTVTELANILGVSRKTVSEIVNERANVTPNIALRLANAFQTTPELWLNLQQKFDLWCAKNESEEWKNISPIEIS comes from the coding sequence ATGAATACTAACAGAAAACCAAGACATCCTGGTGCTTTGATTAAACGTCAATATTTAGAACCTTTAAATATGACGGTGACAGAACTTGCTAATATTTTGGGTGTGTCTCGAAAAACGGTTTCGGAAATTGTGAATGAACGTGCAAATGTAACACCTAATATTGCTTTGCGGTTAGCAAATGCTTTTCAAACTACGCCGGAACTTTGGTTAAATCTTCAGCAAAAGTTTGATCTTTGGTGTGCGAAAAATGAATCTGAAGAGTGGAAAAATATCTCACCTATTGAAATTAGTTAA
- a CDS encoding type II toxin-antitoxin system RelE/ParE family toxin: MIRNFKHKGLRKLFEDDNGSGVNPNHAEKLLDLLDRLDAASVAEDMNFPGSKFHQLIGNRKGEYSVTVSGNWRLTFVFEDGDAYDVNYEDYH, translated from the coding sequence ATGATCAGAAATTTCAAGCATAAGGGGTTAAGAAAGCTGTTTGAAGATGATAATGGAAGTGGAGTTAATCCGAATCATGCTGAAAAACTGTTAGATTTATTAGATAGACTAGATGCTGCATCTGTAGCCGAGGATATGAATTTTCCTGGTTCTAAGTTTCATCAATTAATAGGAAATAGGAAAGGTGAATATTCAGTTACAGTTTCTGGTAATTGGCGTTTAACTTTTGTTTTTGAAGATGGGGATGCTTACGACGTAAATTACGAGGATTATCATTAG
- a CDS encoding PIN domain-containing protein — protein MRGCVLLDTSPLVAIINRRDQFHGWVTSQWDNIEPPLLTCEAVISEACFLLRNVYGGQDAVINLVRNGVIKVPFNLDDESVIIGEFLKIYQSVPMSFADACLVL, from the coding sequence ATGAGAGGATGTGTTTTACTAGATACGAGTCCATTGGTAGCTATAATTAATCGTCGTGATCAGTTTCATGGTTGGGTAACATCACAATGGGATAATATTGAGCCTCCTTTATTAACTTGTGAAGCTGTAATTTCTGAGGCTTGTTTTTTGTTGCGAAATGTTTATGGTGGTCAAGATGCTGTGATAAATTTGGTGAGGAATGGAGTTATTAAAGTACCTTTTAATTTAGATGATGAATCTGTAATTATTGGTGAATTTCTCAAGATTTATCAATCTGTTCCGATGTCTTTTGCTGATGCTTGTTTGGTTTTGTAA
- a CDS encoding type II toxin-antitoxin system Phd/YefM family antitoxin — translation MTQITFAELPQTVQNLINQAQKTGEPVTIIQNGIPFAIIFPIQKHKRATFGVMKNSVR, via the coding sequence ATGACACAAATTACATTTGCAGAACTTCCCCAAACTGTCCAAAATTTAATAAACCAAGCCCAAAAAACAGGCGAACCCGTTACAATTATCCAAAATGGTATCCCCTTCGCTATTATTTTCCCTATTCAGAAACATAAAAGAGCCACCTTTGGAGTAATGAAAAATAGCGTTAGATAA